Proteins encoded in a region of the Photobacterium profundum SS9 genome:
- a CDS encoding porin has translation MKKTLVALAILTAAGSANAGINLYDADGVKTDLSGAAEVQYRQTFKEDSDAELRMDDGDLAVNTTVAISDSLNAVAAVAFEFEDGKVTNDELWVGVAGDFGTLTAGRQYMLADDAGVGKDYELGGDGIDFVQANGDQVVKYVFDNGQFYGGVGALITETNPDNNADEASVYEGRLGARFGDFDVRAYLYSGEDVNTDNFDVFGDDKVNVDIDGYQIEAEYIVNAFAFAASFGQVDYELASDSSQKIEADTAALAGSYTMNKTTFAVGYTYWSPEAKGTVKKMEEANVFYANVTQQLHSNVKVYGEIGSSDTDNSEFGYVAGMEVTF, from the coding sequence ATGAAAAAGACTCTTGTAGCACTAGCAATTCTAACAGCAGCTGGTTCAGCAAATGCAGGCATCAACCTATATGATGCAGACGGCGTTAAAACTGACCTTTCAGGCGCGGCAGAAGTTCAGTACCGACAGACTTTTAAAGAAGATTCTGATGCTGAACTTCGTATGGATGATGGCGACCTGGCTGTAAATACAACAGTTGCTATTTCTGACAGCCTGAACGCAGTTGCTGCTGTTGCATTTGAATTCGAAGATGGCAAGGTAACTAACGACGAATTGTGGGTTGGTGTTGCTGGTGACTTCGGTACGCTTACTGCGGGTCGTCAATACATGCTTGCTGATGACGCAGGTGTTGGCAAAGACTACGAGCTAGGTGGTGACGGTATTGACTTCGTTCAGGCGAACGGCGATCAAGTTGTTAAGTACGTATTCGATAATGGCCAGTTCTATGGTGGTGTTGGTGCTCTTATAACTGAAACAAACCCAGATAACAATGCAGACGAAGCATCTGTTTATGAAGGCCGTTTAGGTGCGCGTTTCGGTGATTTCGATGTACGTGCTTACCTGTACTCAGGTGAAGATGTAAACACTGACAATTTTGATGTTTTCGGTGATGACAAAGTAAATGTTGATATCGACGGCTACCAGATTGAAGCAGAATACATCGTCAATGCATTTGCTTTTGCAGCCTCTTTCGGTCAGGTTGACTATGAGCTAGCTTCTGATTCGAGCCAGAAAATTGAAGCTGATACTGCTGCGCTAGCTGGTTCTTACACTATGAACAAGACTACTTTCGCGGTAGGCTACACATACTGGAGCCCAGAAGCTAAGGGCACAGTTAAGAAAATGGAAGAAGCTAACGTTTTCTACGCGAACGTAACTCAACAACTACACAGCAACGTGAAAGTTTACGGTGAAATCGGTAGCTCTGATACTGATAATTCAGAGTTCGGTTACGTAGCTGGTATGGAAGTAACTTTCTAA
- a CDS encoding DUF2057 domain-containing protein → MKKCVLLTSLAIMTFATIGVQAATLSTSKNIELLVVDGKKVESSYWSPTESVELADGKHQIVVRFDGEVKNGSKNTIYTTRPYLFDLNVADKDAKIVLPTLTTLSQTTAYFDRGADWALEYTDGSKEVLKTVELKGDGFGSFSNMEKLVAKYNSKHGIVFEQGYAVDLQEVAVKVDEQGKVQITGDSLTQLKMWYTKASAKEKKAFKIWAAEHDFN, encoded by the coding sequence ATGAAAAAATGTGTGCTTTTAACATCGTTGGCAATCATGACGTTTGCGACTATCGGGGTGCAAGCTGCAACTCTATCTACCAGTAAGAATATTGAGTTGTTAGTGGTTGATGGTAAGAAGGTGGAATCGTCTTATTGGTCACCCACTGAAAGTGTGGAACTGGCCGATGGTAAACACCAAATCGTTGTTCGCTTTGATGGTGAAGTGAAAAACGGCTCAAAAAATACCATTTATACAACACGCCCTTATTTGTTTGATCTTAATGTCGCAGATAAAGATGCCAAAATTGTATTGCCCACCTTGACGACACTTTCACAAACCACGGCTTACTTTGATCGTGGTGCAGATTGGGCTCTGGAATATACTGATGGCTCAAAAGAAGTGCTTAAAACCGTAGAACTGAAAGGTGATGGTTTTGGCTCTTTCAGTAATATGGAAAAGTTAGTTGCCAAGTACAACAGTAAACATGGCATTGTATTTGAACAAGGCTATGCGGTTGATTTGCAGGAAGTAGCGGTTAAAGTGGATGAACAAGGTAAAGTTCAGATCACGGGTGACTCTTTAACTCAGCTTAAAATGTGGTATACCAAGGCATCAGCCAAAGAAAAGAAAGCATTTAAGATCTGGGCTGCAGAGCATGATTTTAACTAA
- a CDS encoding TraR/DksA C4-type zinc finger protein, with protein MTTSDSIYQELQSNLEQEHLMLSKDLKHEMQLNTLVPSALAIENADLNNLIMMAKSAFIPNLFDLAIRMEKVDAAVCSIKLGMYGLCVDCEEEIDESELKADPAQPRCHACCDHSRYHHD; from the coding sequence ATGACAACGTCAGACAGTATTTACCAAGAATTGCAAAGTAACCTAGAACAAGAGCATCTGATGCTCTCAAAAGATCTCAAACACGAAATGCAGCTCAATACACTAGTACCATCAGCATTAGCCATTGAAAATGCCGATCTTAATAACCTGATCATGATGGCAAAATCTGCTTTTATTCCTAACTTGTTTGATCTGGCTATTCGAATGGAAAAAGTGGATGCCGCGGTATGCTCAATTAAGTTAGGCATGTATGGCTTATGTGTCGATTGCGAAGAAGAAATTGATGAATCAGAGCTAAAAGCTGATCCTGCACAACCACGCTGCCATGCTTGTTGTGATCATAGTCGTTATCATCATGATTAG
- a CDS encoding YbaN family protein produces MRDLIKRTLLITIGWICVVLGVIGIFLPLLPTTPFLLFASACFMRGSPRLSRWLHLHPHFGPLLNNWHQHRAVSTVVKRRANISIVLSFAFSIYIVPLLWHKMMLIVIAATLLIWFNRLPVMESVATTQEKQ; encoded by the coding sequence ATGAGGGATTTGATTAAACGAACATTGCTGATAACGATAGGTTGGATTTGTGTTGTACTCGGTGTTATCGGTATCTTTCTGCCTTTATTACCCACTACGCCATTTCTATTGTTTGCGAGTGCTTGTTTCATGCGAGGTTCGCCGCGTTTAAGTCGTTGGCTACATCTGCATCCTCATTTTGGTCCCCTTTTAAACAATTGGCACCAACATCGTGCTGTATCTACTGTTGTAAAACGTCGAGCAAATATTTCGATAGTGCTGAGTTTTGCTTTTTCAATTTATATCGTCCCGCTTCTTTGGCATAAAATGATGCTGATTGTGATCGCTGCGACACTCCTTATTTGGTTTAATCGATTGCCTGTAATGGAGTCGGTTGCTACAACTCAAGAAAAGCAATAA
- the apt gene encoding adenine phosphoribosyltransferase, with the protein MTKETVNNEQLTLIRNSIKSISDYPKPGILFRDVTSLMEDPEAYRATMQVLIERYSNTGITKVIGTEARGFLFGAPLALELGVGFVPVRKPGKLPREVISESYELEYGKDILEIHVDAIVEGDKVLLVDDLLATGGTIEATTKLARRLGGVVEDAAFVINLPDIGGAERLKGIGLNVFSICDFDGH; encoded by the coding sequence ATGACTAAAGAAACTGTAAATAACGAACAACTAACGTTGATTAGAAACAGTATTAAATCAATTTCTGATTACCCTAAGCCAGGTATCTTATTCCGTGATGTAACAAGCCTGATGGAAGATCCTGAAGCTTATCGTGCCACTATGCAGGTGCTGATTGAGCGTTACAGCAATACAGGAATTACCAAGGTCATTGGTACTGAAGCGCGTGGTTTTCTGTTTGGTGCTCCTTTAGCATTAGAGTTAGGTGTGGGTTTTGTGCCAGTGCGTAAACCGGGTAAATTACCACGCGAAGTCATTTCCGAAAGCTATGAATTGGAATACGGCAAAGACATACTTGAAATTCACGTCGATGCAATTGTAGAAGGTGACAAAGTTCTGCTTGTTGATGATCTACTCGCAACTGGCGGTACAATTGAAGCGACAACAAAGCTAGCCCGTCGTTTAGGCGGTGTGGTTGAAGATGCTGCGTTTGTTATTAATTTGCCAGACATTGGCGGTGCAGAGCGTTTAAAAGGCATTGGCCTGAATGTATTTAGCATTTGTGATTTCGACGGCCATTAA
- the dnaX gene encoding DNA polymerase III subunit gamma/tau → MSYQVLARKWRPYQFSDVVGQSHVLTALSNALTHNRLHHAYLFSGTRGVGKTTIARIFAKGLNCEQGITATPCGQCGTCKEIDEGRFVDLLEIDAASRTKVEDTRELLDNVQYKPARGRFKVYLIDEVHMLSRHSFNALLKTLEEPPEYVKFILATTDPQKLPVTILSRCLQFHLKHLDNDQIQSQLSNVLTQENVDFEPKALSLLSRAAEGSMRDALSLTDQAIALGNGQVHADSVSMMLGTLNTDQALFLLEAVSGGQANTAMGGLEELASVGVEWDSLLRELAAQLHRVAMHQALPAALDMSAPDADRIITLSSVMTPQDVQLCYQIALQGRQDLAFAPDGRIGLEMVLLRMLAFRPVSGSGITPQSINVPASEPAAPQQGMQRVQALKAQMGSQPQAATSQVTIPQVVAPHAVAPQHSDQQLAASPSSIQESAGTVPAEQQYQQHQQVPTSQEAFRQEPSRQEPTPPPAQYQQQAPHSEQSAAPQNIPPAQPRSAASGLLAARNKLRSQSKRGNEEQPVKKGEPAPAKKVAMNVLDRIANKHAGMRVPTTGNTATNSAMPASMIATQANGTQANVPEKKDEYQWKPMQPVAPEEDTKLEVAPRKLKQALEHEKTPEMAKLLVNEAANQDSWSDLVTKLNVGRLVQQLALNSAFEQDNNQVTLYLRQSQSHLDNPKAREQLAQAIGELQSVDIDLKIELSGKGQTPLEWREGLYQQKLGQAKESLESDANVTFIRQRFAAVLDEDSIRPL, encoded by the coding sequence ATGAGTTATCAGGTTCTGGCACGGAAATGGCGACCGTATCAATTTAGTGATGTAGTAGGGCAGTCACATGTATTAACTGCATTGTCTAACGCTCTCACGCATAACCGTCTTCATCACGCATATTTATTCAGTGGTACCCGAGGTGTGGGTAAAACCACTATTGCACGAATTTTTGCCAAAGGGCTTAACTGTGAACAAGGGATTACTGCAACACCTTGTGGGCAATGTGGTACGTGTAAAGAAATTGATGAGGGACGTTTTGTTGATCTATTAGAGATCGATGCGGCATCAAGAACGAAAGTAGAAGATACGCGTGAGTTACTTGATAACGTTCAGTATAAGCCTGCACGTGGCCGTTTTAAGGTGTACTTAATTGATGAAGTGCACATGTTATCTCGTCATAGTTTTAACGCCTTATTAAAGACGCTAGAAGAGCCACCGGAATACGTTAAATTTATTCTCGCAACCACTGATCCTCAAAAGTTGCCAGTGACGATTTTATCTCGTTGTTTGCAGTTTCATCTAAAGCATTTAGACAATGATCAGATTCAAAGCCAGTTATCAAACGTATTAACGCAAGAAAATGTTGATTTTGAACCGAAAGCATTAAGCCTATTATCACGTGCTGCCGAAGGTAGTATGCGTGATGCATTAAGTTTGACTGACCAAGCGATAGCGCTGGGTAATGGTCAAGTTCATGCTGATTCGGTTTCAATGATGTTGGGTACGTTAAATACAGATCAAGCATTGTTTTTGTTAGAGGCTGTTTCTGGCGGTCAAGCGAATACAGCGATGGGTGGGCTTGAAGAACTCGCGAGTGTGGGTGTGGAATGGGATAGTTTACTACGTGAATTAGCCGCACAATTACACCGTGTTGCCATGCATCAGGCATTACCGGCAGCATTAGATATGAGTGCCCCTGATGCTGATCGTATTATTACGCTTAGTTCAGTAATGACCCCACAAGATGTTCAGCTGTGTTATCAAATTGCGTTGCAAGGTCGTCAAGATTTAGCGTTCGCACCTGATGGTCGTATAGGGCTTGAGATGGTGTTGCTGCGCATGTTGGCGTTCAGACCTGTATCGGGTAGTGGGATTACACCTCAATCTATTAATGTACCGGCAAGTGAGCCTGCTGCGCCTCAACAAGGTATGCAGCGTGTTCAAGCATTAAAAGCACAGATGGGATCGCAGCCACAAGCCGCTACTTCACAAGTCACTATTCCACAAGTTGTTGCACCACACGCTGTAGCTCCACAACATAGTGACCAACAATTAGCGGCTAGTCCAAGTTCTATTCAGGAATCAGCGGGTACAGTACCGGCAGAGCAGCAATATCAGCAGCATCAGCAAGTGCCGACGTCACAGGAAGCTTTTCGACAGGAGCCTTCTCGACAAGAGCCGACGCCGCCACCTGCACAGTACCAACAGCAAGCTCCTCATTCAGAGCAGTCTGCAGCACCACAGAATATACCGCCAGCACAACCACGTTCAGCAGCTTCTGGTTTACTGGCTGCGCGTAACAAGTTACGAAGCCAGTCAAAACGTGGTAATGAAGAGCAACCTGTAAAAAAGGGTGAACCGGCGCCAGCTAAAAAAGTCGCAATGAATGTGTTAGACCGTATTGCCAACAAGCATGCGGGGATGCGTGTTCCTACCACAGGAAACACTGCAACTAACAGTGCGATGCCGGCGTCGATGATAGCGACTCAAGCAAATGGTACTCAAGCAAATGTGCCTGAGAAAAAAGATGAGTATCAGTGGAAACCGATGCAACCGGTAGCACCTGAAGAAGATACCAAGCTTGAGGTTGCTCCGCGTAAATTAAAGCAAGCGTTAGAGCATGAAAAAACACCTGAAATGGCGAAATTACTTGTCAATGAAGCGGCAAATCAGGATAGTTGGTCCGATTTAGTGACTAAGCTAAATGTAGGACGGTTAGTTCAACAGCTAGCGTTAAATTCAGCGTTTGAACAAGATAACAATCAGGTTACTTTGTATTTACGTCAATCGCAGAGTCACCTAGATAACCCGAAAGCACGAGAGCAGCTAGCGCAAGCAATTGGCGAGCTACAGAGTGTAGACATTGATTTAAAGATTGAGCTGAGCGGTAAAGGTCAGACGCCACTAGAATGGCGAGAAGGGCTTTATCAGCAGAAGCTGGGTCAAGCAAAAGAAAGTTTAGAGAGTGATGCTAATGTCACTTTTATCCGCCAGCGCTTTGCCGCAGTGTTGGATGAAGACAGTATTAGGCCATTGTAA
- a CDS encoding YbaB/EbfC family nucleoid-associated protein codes for MFGKGGMGNMMKQAQQMQERMQKMQEEVANMEVTGESGAGLVKVTITGNHSVRRVQLDDSLMEDDKDMLEDLIAAAFNDASRRVEETQKEKMAGVTGGMNLPAGFKMPF; via the coding sequence ATGTTTGGTAAAGGTGGTATGGGTAACATGATGAAGCAAGCGCAGCAAATGCAAGAGCGCATGCAGAAAATGCAAGAAGAAGTCGCAAATATGGAAGTTACTGGAGAGTCTGGTGCTGGCCTTGTAAAAGTGACTATTACGGGCAATCACAGTGTTCGTCGTGTTCAGCTAGATGATAGCTTAATGGAAGACGACAAAGACATGTTAGAAGATCTTATTGCTGCGGCATTTAACGATGCTTCACGTCGTGTTGAAGAAACGCAGAAAGAAAAAATGGCAGGTGTTACTGGCGGTATGAATTTACCAGCTGGCTTTAAGATGCCATTTTAA
- the recR gene encoding recombination mediator RecR yields the protein MRTSHLLEQLMEALRCLPGVGPKSAQRMAFNLLQRNRQGGLQLADALNRAMTDIGHCRDCRTFTEDDICAVCANPRRQENGQICVVESPADIVAVESTGQFSGRYFVLMGHLSPLDGIGPSDIGLDTLEFRLQKETIAELILATNPTVEGEATAHYIAELCHEYGVPATRIAHGVPVGGELELVDGTTLSHSLAGRQKLNLY from the coding sequence ATGCGAACCAGTCATTTACTGGAACAATTAATGGAGGCCTTACGTTGTCTACCTGGGGTTGGTCCCAAGTCGGCGCAGCGTATGGCCTTCAATTTGTTGCAGCGAAATCGCCAAGGCGGTTTACAGCTTGCTGATGCATTAAATCGCGCAATGACTGATATTGGTCATTGTCGTGATTGCCGTACATTCACTGAAGATGACATTTGTGCAGTTTGTGCGAATCCTCGTCGTCAGGAAAATGGTCAGATCTGTGTGGTAGAAAGCCCTGCAGATATTGTTGCGGTTGAATCAACAGGGCAGTTTTCTGGTCGTTACTTTGTATTGATGGGTCACTTATCGCCATTAGATGGTATAGGCCCTTCAGATATCGGCTTAGATACGCTTGAGTTCCGACTACAAAAAGAAACGATTGCTGAATTAATTTTGGCGACGAATCCTACTGTAGAAGGTGAAGCAACTGCGCATTATATTGCCGAACTTTGCCATGAATACGGTGTACCAGCAACGCGTATTGCACATGGTGTACCGGTCGGTGGTGAACTAGAACTTGTTGATGGAACAACCCTTTCTCATTCATTGGCGGGTCGCCAGAAACTGAACTTATATTAG
- a CDS encoding porin, with product MKKTIVAAVIGSVVASASVVVSTSAIAAEVYSGDELAVNVYGNLRARYETTDNNVMGADSTFTGEGTEIGLGMTYFLANDMYVNGDVLTEVNIIPESGDGDNFDDSAFLKFGSVALGGNFGEVRIGRMSAIQDTLAGQYDISWEYAGTANIKNDWSATDRLTNGIQYKYDMSDLGLVFMAQYHTGQEFDGIDLKNEVEIDQAFAGGVAWASDFGLGLSGTYTYSERTKTDVKYGGDDDTSWTLNATYDIEALSLAAMYSDYDFAGDKQTGIGAMARYDLPMGVGLYGIYDYVDYATDDNKLDQYTVGADYWLNDSVVSYAEYADMSYDKQSSNGNTFQDDSAFTIGMRVYF from the coding sequence ATGAAAAAGACAATCGTAGCAGCAGTAATTGGTTCAGTTGTGGCAAGTGCTTCAGTCGTGGTAAGTACATCTGCGATAGCGGCAGAGGTATATAGTGGAGATGAACTTGCAGTAAATGTATACGGTAACCTACGTGCGCGTTACGAAACGACAGATAACAACGTAATGGGTGCTGACAGTACGTTTACTGGTGAAGGTACAGAAATCGGCTTAGGTATGACGTACTTCCTAGCTAACGATATGTACGTCAACGGTGATGTGCTAACAGAAGTAAACATTATTCCTGAAAGTGGCGATGGTGATAACTTTGATGACAGTGCTTTCTTGAAGTTTGGTTCTGTGGCGTTAGGCGGTAACTTCGGCGAAGTACGTATCGGTCGTATGTCTGCGATACAAGACACATTGGCAGGTCAGTACGATATTTCTTGGGAATATGCTGGTACTGCAAATATTAAGAACGATTGGTCAGCAACAGATCGCCTAACCAATGGTATTCAGTACAAATACGACATGTCAGATCTTGGTCTAGTGTTTATGGCGCAATACCATACTGGTCAAGAATTTGATGGGATTGACCTGAAAAATGAAGTAGAAATTGATCAAGCATTTGCTGGTGGTGTGGCATGGGCATCTGACTTTGGTCTAGGGCTATCGGGTACTTATACATACTCTGAGCGTACTAAGACTGATGTTAAGTATGGTGGTGATGATGATACATCATGGACGTTAAACGCAACGTACGATATCGAAGCATTATCTTTAGCTGCAATGTACTCTGATTACGATTTTGCAGGTGATAAGCAAACAGGTATTGGTGCGATGGCACGTTACGACCTGCCTATGGGCGTAGGGCTATACGGTATCTATGATTACGTTGATTACGCTACAGACGACAATAAGCTTGACCAGTACACGGTAGGTGCTGATTACTGGTTAAATGATAGCGTAGTATCTTATGCAGAATATGCAGATATGAGCTACGATAAGCAGTCATCAAATGGTAATACATTCCAAGATGACAGTGCATTTACTATCGGTATGCGTGTTTACTTCTAA
- a CDS encoding regulatory protein ToxS: MPIKNKSTQMPSFVKRFWPFMVLIISGIFSTWLYYSSDFKLDQLLMSREWQSTTVSRIEETQFDTLGMLRSVEQTSHVVYLPNKTYSRITLMKLFSNEESPLTLHISESGNWDISGGYLLTEPVEFKDITSGKNTDFKKQHLTIVKKIFRMDAQQSRRIDIIDQKSMLLTSLTYGSNILYSL; the protein is encoded by the coding sequence ATGCCAATAAAAAATAAATCGACTCAAATGCCCTCTTTTGTCAAACGTTTTTGGCCCTTTATGGTCTTGATCATATCGGGGATCTTTAGCACTTGGCTTTATTATTCAAGTGACTTTAAGTTAGACCAATTGCTGATGTCTCGTGAATGGCAATCCACAACAGTAAGTCGTATCGAAGAAACGCAATTTGATACGCTGGGCATGCTACGTAGCGTTGAGCAAACGAGCCATGTGGTGTATTTACCCAATAAAACGTATTCGCGCATTACACTAATGAAATTATTCAGTAATGAAGAATCACCATTAACGCTACATATTTCTGAGTCTGGTAACTGGGATATTAGCGGTGGTTACTTATTGACTGAACCTGTGGAATTTAAAGATATTACATCAGGGAAAAATACAGATTTTAAAAAGCAGCATCTTACTATTGTGAAGAAGATTTTCCGTATGGATGCTCAACAAAGCCGTCGCATTGATATTATCGATCAAAAATCAATGTTGCTAACAAGCTTAACTTACGGTTCAAATATTTTGTATTCACTGTAA
- a CDS encoding winged helix-turn-helix domain-containing protein yields MLKISTKYLIGQRFLFDPYDNSLIDQHESDELTRLGSNESRALGLLIEDPGAIITRNRLHDHVWREQGFEVDDSSLTQAISTLRKALKDSTKSPEFIKTVPKRGYQMIAPVEEYNSDTDSTETPVTEAADNTDSIHESSHHQNEPRHNTAATAHVNHSSGKATVTAAVPAQKNMVLGWVALALACLLPLLVNLSFPPKSAAFTPLLTVDGITVSTTKIHPVLSNWKPMISECVTTYLESHKDKIRPVDIIVTGGQNNSIWLNYIHDTSVPNENITLRLLTSQEDNSKLCQ; encoded by the coding sequence ATGCTTAAAATTTCCACCAAATACTTGATCGGGCAACGATTCCTTTTTGACCCTTACGATAATAGCCTGATCGATCAACATGAAAGTGATGAGTTAACACGCTTAGGTAGCAATGAAAGCCGAGCCCTAGGTTTATTAATTGAAGACCCAGGCGCCATCATTACTCGTAACCGCTTACATGATCATGTATGGCGAGAACAGGGTTTTGAAGTTGATGATTCAAGCTTAACTCAAGCCATTTCAACACTGCGTAAAGCATTAAAAGATTCGACAAAGTCACCAGAGTTTATAAAAACCGTGCCTAAACGCGGTTATCAAATGATCGCTCCTGTTGAAGAATACAATAGCGACACTGATAGTACAGAAACCCCAGTAACAGAAGCCGCGGACAATACAGATTCAATCCATGAAAGCAGCCATCACCAAAATGAACCCCGCCATAATACGGCAGCAACAGCACACGTTAATCATTCATCAGGTAAGGCGACTGTTACTGCTGCTGTGCCAGCACAAAAAAACATGGTATTAGGCTGGGTTGCTCTAGCGCTCGCATGCTTATTACCTCTACTGGTTAACCTTAGTTTTCCACCTAAGTCAGCAGCGTTTACACCACTACTAACTGTAGATGGCATAACGGTATCAACAACGAAGATTCATCCTGTTCTTAGTAATTGGAAACCGATGATTTCAGAGTGCGTAACGACCTATTTAGAAAGTCATAAAGATAAAATCCGCCCCGTTGATATCATTGTAACGGGTGGTCAAAACAACTCAATTTGGTTGAACTATATTCACGACACATCAGTGCCAAATGAAAATATAACGCTTCGCCTGCTAACAAGCCAAGAGGATAATTCGAAGCTATGCCAATAA
- the htpG gene encoding molecular chaperone HtpG: MSEQGTHINKETRGFQSEVKQLLHLMIHSLYSNKEIFLRELISNASDAADKLRFRALSQPDLFENDADIGVKLSFNAEAGTLTVSDNGIGMNRDDVIEHLGTIAKSGTKDFFSKLSNDESKDSQLIGQFGVGFYSSFIVAKSVTVNTRAAGEAADKGVSWTSEGEGDYTVEDINKTTRGTDIILHLRDDEAEFLNEHRLRDIIGKYSDHIGIPVHILVTENDDEGKPTGSKWEQINKAQALWTRNKSEITEEEYKEFYNHVSHDFAEPLTWSHNRVEGTQDYTSLLYVPSKAPWDMNNRDSKHGLKLYVQRVFIMDDAQQFMPSYLRFMRGLIDSNDLPLNVSREILQDNKVTQALRKASTKRALTMLDRMAKNDAEKYQTFWTEFGQVLKEGPAEDFSNREKIANLLRFSSTHNDTADQTVSVADYVSRMKEGQEKIYFLTADSFTAAKNSPHLEQFRAKGLEVILMHDRIDEWLMSQLPEFDGKPFQAITKADLDLSKFENEEDKEKQKEAAEEFKSVVERAKGYLGTRVKDVRTTFKLHDTPAVVVTDENEMGTQMAKLLAAAGHDAPEVQYIFEINPEHGLVKQMANEADEETFGRWVELLLGQAMLAERGSLEDPSQYVAAVNKLLTKV, from the coding sequence ATGAGCGAACAAGGTACACATATCAACAAGGAAACGCGTGGCTTTCAGTCTGAAGTCAAACAATTACTTCATTTGATGATTCATTCTTTATATTCGAATAAAGAGATTTTTTTGCGTGAGTTGATTTCTAATGCGTCGGATGCTGCAGATAAGCTTCGCTTCCGGGCTTTGTCTCAACCTGATTTATTTGAAAATGATGCCGATATCGGTGTGAAATTATCATTCAATGCAGAAGCGGGTACGCTAACCGTTAGCGATAATGGCATTGGTATGAATCGTGATGATGTTATTGAACATCTAGGTACGATTGCAAAATCAGGTACAAAAGACTTCTTTTCTAAATTGAGCAACGATGAATCAAAAGATTCACAGTTAATTGGTCAGTTTGGTGTTGGTTTTTATTCTTCTTTTATCGTGGCTAAATCAGTAACGGTTAACACACGAGCTGCGGGTGAAGCTGCAGATAAAGGTGTGAGTTGGACATCTGAAGGTGAAGGCGACTACACCGTTGAAGATATCAACAAAACAACGCGCGGTACGGATATTATTCTGCACTTGCGTGACGATGAAGCTGAATTCTTAAACGAGCACCGTTTACGTGACATCATCGGTAAATATTCTGACCACATCGGCATTCCTGTTCATATCTTAGTAACTGAGAATGATGATGAAGGTAAACCGACAGGCAGTAAGTGGGAGCAAATCAATAAAGCTCAAGCCTTATGGACGCGTAACAAGTCAGAAATAACGGAAGAAGAATATAAAGAATTCTATAACCATGTTTCACATGACTTTGCTGAGCCATTAACGTGGAGCCACAACCGTGTGGAAGGTACGCAAGATTATACCAGCTTGCTATATGTTCCATCTAAAGCCCCGTGGGACATGAACAACCGTGATAGTAAGCATGGTCTTAAGCTATACGTTCAGCGTGTGTTTATCATGGATGATGCTCAGCAGTTTATGCCAAGTTACCTACGTTTCATGCGTGGTCTGATTGATTCTAATGATTTACCGCTAAACGTTTCTCGTGAAATCTTGCAAGATAACAAGGTTACTCAAGCGCTACGTAAGGCATCGACGAAACGTGCACTAACCATGCTGGATCGTATGGCAAAGAACGATGCAGAAAAATATCAGACTTTTTGGACTGAATTTGGCCAAGTGCTAAAAGAAGGACCTGCTGAAGATTTCTCTAACCGAGAAAAAATTGCTAATTTACTTCGTTTTAGCTCTACACATAACGATACTGCGGATCAAACTGTATCTGTAGCTGATTACGTGTCACGTATGAAAGAAGGCCAAGAGAAAATTTACTTCTTAACAGCTGATAGCTTTACTGCTGCAAAGAATAGCCCTCACCTTGAGCAGTTCCGTGCCAAAGGCTTAGAAGTTATTCTGATGCATGATCGCATTGATGAATGGTTGATGAGCCAATTACCTGAATTCGATGGTAAGCCGTTCCAAGCAATTACCAAAGCGGATCTTGATCTTTCTAAGTTTGAAAACGAAGAAGATAAAGAAAAGCAAAAAGAAGCAGCAGAAGAATTCAAATCTGTTGTTGAACGCGCAAAAGGTTACCTTGGTACTCGTGTTAAAGACGTGCGTACAACGTTCAAACTACATGATACGCCAGCGGTTGTTGTGACCGACGAAAATGAAATGGGCACACAGATGGCGAAACTACTCGCAGCTGCTGGCCATGATGCACCTGAAGTGCAGTACATTTTCGAAATTAATCCAGAGCATGGTTTAGTGAAGCAAATGGCGAATGAAGCGGATGAAGAAACATTCGGTCGTTGGGTTGAGCTGTTACTTGGCCAAGCGATGTTGGCTGAACGTGGTTCATTAGAAGATCCATCACAGTATGTTGCTGCGGTGAACAAGCTTCTGACTAAGGTCTAA